The DNA window CGGCAGGCGTCAGGTCGGGCAGATTGGACACACCCCAGTCTCCCCCGCGCCGCTCTTTCCGACATGGGCCGGATGGCGGGTACACTCGCCCCCATGCAGGCACTCGTGGAGGCGATCCGGGAACAGGGCGAGGTGCTGCCCGGCGGCATCCTGAAGGTGGACGGTTTAATCAACCACCAGCTTCTGCCCGCACTGACCCGGGAGATGGGGGAACGCTTCGCGGCGGGGTTCGCCTCCCTCATGCCGAACAAGATCGTGACCATCGAGGTGAGCGGCATCGCCCCCGCGCTGGCGACCGCGCTCGTGCTGGACGTGCCGCTGGTGTACGCGCGCAAGAAGAAGCCGATCACCATGCACGAGGTGGCCTACACCGCGCAGTCGGTCAGCCGCACCAAGGGCGGCGTGGTGGACCTCTTCGTGAGCAGCGAGTATCTGGGCTCACAGGACCGGGTCATCGTGATCGACGACTTCCTGGCCTCGGGGGGCACGCTGAGGGCACTGGCGGCGATCATCCGGCAGAGCGGGGCCCAGCTCCTGGGTCTGGGCTGCGTGATCGAGAAGAGCTTCGAGGAGGGCCGCGCGAAACTTGCCGACCTGGGCGTGCCCATCCTCACGCTGGCGAACATCGTCCGCATGAGCGAGGAGGAGGGCGTGGTGGTGGAGACAGGCCACCGCGGGCCGGTTCAGGTTCCGCCTCTACCGTGAGGGAATCTCAACCTGACGCTCAGGTACATGGCAGGGCGCCTGCCTAGGCTGGGGCTGGAAGGACGTGACCCAACGTGACCCAGCCTGATCCCCGTTCCGCCCTGATCCCGGACCAGAGTGCGCGCGTCAATGTGGCGACCTACGCTACGTATCCCGAGGCGCAGCGTGCCGTCGACTACCTGAGTGACCAGCACTTCCCGGTCGAGCGAATGGCGATTGTCGGCGAGGGGCTGAGGACCATCGAGCAGGTCACCGGCCGCCTGGACTGGGGCCGGGCCGCGAGCATCGGCTTCGGGCAGGGACTGTTCATCGGCCTATTCATCGGGCTGCTGTTCGGACTGCTGGGCCTGGGCGGCGGCAACCTGCTGTACGCCGTCGCCTACGGCATGGTGATGGGCGCGGTTACCGGGCTGGTCTGGGGCCTGGTCGGCTACGCCATGACGGGCGGGCGGCGGGATTTTACCTCGGTGGGCGGGATGCGCGCCGAGCGTTACGTGATCCTGGCCGACGCCGACGTGGCCGAGCAGGCGCGGACGCTGCTGGGGGGAATGCCGCCGCGCTGAGGCGTGGCCCGGCCGCCCCGCGCCACCCGTTCACGGCCCCGAAATGTCACGCCACACCCACGAGCGATTGGTGGGGTTGATCTGTGTGTCGTAGCCACCCGCCACCAGCACTCCCCCGGGGAAAGCGGTGGTGGTCATGAACTGCTCGGCCCCGGGAAGCGTGGCCGATACGGGGGAAAATGCGTCCGTCTGCTCGTCGTAGATCTCGGCCCGGCC is part of the Deinococcus apachensis DSM 19763 genome and encodes:
- the xpt gene encoding xanthine phosphoribosyltransferase; this translates as MQALVEAIREQGEVLPGGILKVDGLINHQLLPALTREMGERFAAGFASLMPNKIVTIEVSGIAPALATALVLDVPLVYARKKKPITMHEVAYTAQSVSRTKGGVVDLFVSSEYLGSQDRVIVIDDFLASGGTLRALAAIIRQSGAQLLGLGCVIEKSFEEGRAKLADLGVPILTLANIVRMSEEEGVVVETGHRGPVQVPPLP
- a CDS encoding general stress protein, which produces MTQPDPRSALIPDQSARVNVATYATYPEAQRAVDYLSDQHFPVERMAIVGEGLRTIEQVTGRLDWGRAASIGFGQGLFIGLFIGLLFGLLGLGGGNLLYAVAYGMVMGAVTGLVWGLVGYAMTGGRRDFTSVGGMRAERYVILADADVAEQARTLLGGMPPR